In Kwoniella pini CBS 10737 chromosome 4, complete sequence, one DNA window encodes the following:
- a CDS encoding RING-box protein 1A has product MDVDTPTPATAVVKGDDKKPRFEVKKWNAVALWAWDIVVDNCAICRNHIMDLCIECQANQGADNEGCTVAWGICNHAFHFHCISRWLKTRHVCPLDNRQWELQKYGR; this is encoded by the exons ATGGACGTAGATACACCGACGCCCGCAACTGCAGTCGTTAAGGGCGACGACAAGAAACCGAGATTTGAAGTCAAGAAG TGGAATGCTGTAGCATTATGGGCATGGG ACATTGTCGTCGACAATTGTGCAATCTGTAGAAACCATATTATGGATCTTT GTATCGAATGTCAAGCGAATCAAGGGGCGGATAACGAAG GCTGTACGGTTGCGTGGGGTATTTGTAAT CACGCTTTCCACTTCCACTGCATTTCTCGATGGCTGAAAACACGACATG TTTGTCCTCTTGATAA CCGACAATGGGAGCTCCAAAAATACGGTCGTTAA